The proteins below are encoded in one region of Clostridium estertheticum:
- a CDS encoding sugar-binding transcriptional regulator encodes MDSEKQQLSVEVARLYYQSDYSQQQIALQLGMSRPTISRLLQYAKKKGYVKISIIDPFDDLDNLAYELKEKYELNDVHVVFSPRDDYVSSREYISKEAAEYLQGTIKNGDIIGVSWGTTMYEVAKRLMPQSVKGVEVVQLKGGISHSDVNTYASETIALFAEAFKTVPRYLPLPVIFDNAIVKQMVEEDRHIKSTMEMGIQANVAIFTVGTVRDGALLFRLGYLNEKEKKILMEKSVGDICSRFFDENGEICDEQINNRTIGISIDELKQKEKSILVAGGKLKLKAIKGALKAKSANILITDQYTAKRLLE; translated from the coding sequence GTGGATAGTGAAAAGCAACAATTAAGTGTTGAAGTGGCACGACTATATTATCAGTCAGATTATAGCCAACAACAGATTGCGCTACAACTTGGAATGTCAAGACCGACTATATCTAGGCTTCTTCAATATGCCAAAAAAAAAGGTTATGTAAAAATTAGTATTATTGATCCATTTGATGATTTAGATAATTTAGCCTATGAATTAAAAGAAAAATATGAATTAAATGATGTTCATGTTGTTTTCTCACCTAGGGATGATTATGTTTCTAGCAGAGAATATATTAGTAAAGAAGCAGCAGAATATTTACAAGGAACCATAAAGAATGGAGATATTATTGGGGTAAGTTGGGGAACAACAATGTATGAAGTTGCAAAAAGACTTATGCCGCAAAGTGTTAAAGGTGTAGAAGTGGTTCAGTTAAAAGGTGGAATTAGTCATTCAGATGTAAATACATATGCATCAGAAACAATTGCTCTTTTTGCTGAAGCTTTTAAGACGGTTCCAAGATATTTGCCTCTGCCGGTAATTTTTGATAATGCCATCGTGAAACAAATGGTAGAAGAGGATCGTCATATAAAAAGTACTATGGAAATGGGGATTCAAGCTAATGTAGCTATCTTTACCGTTGGAACTGTTCGTGATGGAGCTTTACTTTTTCGTTTAGGTTATTTAAATGAAAAAGAGAAAAAAATTTTAATGGAAAAGAGTGTAGGAGATATTTGTTCACGCTTTTTTGATGAGAATGGTGAAATATGTGATGAACAAATTAACAATCGTACCATAGGGATATCCATAGATGAGCTTAAACAAAAGGAGAAGTCTATTTTAGTTGCAGGTGGTAAACTAAAATTGAAAGCTATCAAAGGAGCATTAAAAGCTAAAAGTGCCAATATACTAATTACAGATCAATATACTGCAAAGAGACTTTTAGAATAA